From Streptomyces sp. NBC_00370, a single genomic window includes:
- a CDS encoding alpha/beta fold hydrolase yields MRIPPFQWPPLMWLQATALDLAILTGHLLLYPTGFTQERRDADLPADTTKLPTEGRAHPPVLMVHGFVDNRSVFVLLRRSLSRHGWRHLEFINYSPLTCDIPTAAATLGERIEEICARTGHRRVDVIGHSLGGLIARYYVQRLDGDARIRTLVTLGTPHEGTSVVPIASAHPIVRQMRPGSAVMKELRLPAPGCRTRFVSFWSDLDPLMTPVGTARIDHPDLDTENVRVTGVGHLALPVHPAVAAGIRRVLGSERSAAGVDGAVSVA; encoded by the coding sequence ATGAGGATTCCGCCCTTCCAATGGCCACCGCTGATGTGGCTGCAGGCCACCGCCCTGGACCTGGCGATTCTCACGGGTCATCTGCTCCTCTACCCGACCGGCTTCACCCAGGAGCGCCGGGACGCCGATCTGCCGGCCGACACGACGAAACTCCCCACGGAGGGCCGCGCGCACCCGCCGGTCCTGATGGTGCACGGGTTCGTGGACAACCGCTCCGTCTTCGTCCTGCTGCGGCGCTCCCTGTCCCGGCACGGCTGGCGGCATCTGGAATTCATCAATTACTCCCCGCTGACCTGCGACATCCCGACCGCGGCCGCCACCCTCGGCGAGCGCATCGAGGAGATCTGCGCCCGTACGGGGCACCGGCGGGTCGATGTCATCGGGCACAGCCTGGGCGGCCTGATCGCCCGCTACTACGTCCAGCGGCTGGACGGCGACGCGCGGATCAGGACCCTGGTCACGCTGGGCACGCCGCACGAGGGCACGTCCGTCGTCCCGATCGCCAGCGCGCACCCCATCGTGCGGCAGATGCGGCCCGGCTCGGCCGTCATGAAGGAGCTACGGCTCCCCGCGCCCGGCTGCCGCACCCGGTTCGTGAGCTTCTGGAGCGATCTGGACCCGCTGATGACCCCCGTGGGGACGGCCAGGATCGACCACCCGGACCTCGACACCGAGAACGTGCGGGTGACCGGCGTGGGCCATCTCGCCCTGCCCGTCCATCCGGCGGTCGCGGCCGGAATCCGACGCGTCCTCGGGTCCGAGCGGAGCGCCGCCGGGGTCGACGGAGCGGTCTCCGTGGCCTGA
- a CDS encoding cobalamin B12-binding domain-containing protein — MGVSGPIRVVVAKPGLDGHDRGAKVIARALRDAGMEVIYTGLHQTPEQIVDTAIQEDADAIGLSILSGAHNTLFSKVIELLKEREAEDIKVFGGGIIPEADIPPLKELGVAEIFTPGATTTSIVDWVNANVRQPAGA; from the coding sequence ATGGGTGTGTCCGGTCCGATCCGAGTGGTGGTGGCCAAGCCCGGTCTCGACGGCCACGATCGTGGGGCCAAGGTGATCGCGCGTGCGCTGCGGGACGCCGGGATGGAGGTCATCTACACGGGTCTCCACCAGACGCCCGAGCAGATCGTGGACACCGCGATCCAGGAGGACGCCGACGCGATCGGTCTGTCCATCCTGTCCGGTGCGCACAACACGCTCTTCTCGAAGGTCATCGAGCTGCTGAAGGAGCGGGAGGCCGAGGACATCAAGGTCTTCGGCGGCGGCATCATCCCCGAGGCGGACATCCCGCCGCTGAAGGAGCTGGGCGTGGCGGAGATCTTCACGCCGGGGGCGACGACGACGTCGATCGTCGACTGGGTCAACGCGAACGTCCGCCAGCCGGCCGGCGCGTAA